A portion of the Bifidobacterium sp. ESL0800 genome contains these proteins:
- a CDS encoding hemolysin family protein — translation MSLALDIVFVFVFMVIGGVFACTELALVSLRGSQLDEMEQEDARGAKVARIGRDPNTFLSTVQIGVTLSGFFSASFGESAIAPWVVPVVESWGVARHIAEPVTTVALTLIISFCDIIIAEMVPKRIAMQRTEQIARAAVPAIDVFAKICRPIIWAIAKSTNGIVRLMGFDPSQTESEVSDKELRVLVNSNSNLSKDERTILDDVFDASETIVAEVMRPRADVVFLEGSQPIEEAAKYVRDMPYSRYPVTGRDFDDVIGFVHVRDLLDVRDPNAKTVADVTREGISLPGTSKILPSLALLRKRGIHLAVVIDEYGGTDGIVTLEDMTEELIGDIRDEYDLPDDKNGSGTGAGVGDGRNGESAFVDGVATVDGGMTIEDFADLTGIELEDGPYETVAGYFLAHTGRMGEVGETLHSDDGYDMVVTKVDGRRIETLEVRKSSVDGADSGEDNK, via the coding sequence ATGTCATTGGCACTGGATATCGTCTTCGTTTTCGTCTTTATGGTTATCGGCGGGGTGTTCGCCTGCACCGAACTCGCGCTGGTGAGCCTGCGCGGCTCGCAGCTCGACGAAATGGAGCAGGAAGACGCCCGCGGCGCGAAAGTCGCCCGAATCGGCAGGGACCCGAACACGTTCCTCTCCACCGTGCAGATCGGCGTAACGCTCTCGGGCTTCTTCTCGGCGTCATTCGGCGAATCCGCCATCGCGCCCTGGGTCGTGCCCGTCGTCGAAAGCTGGGGCGTCGCCCGCCACATCGCGGAACCGGTCACTACGGTCGCGCTGACGCTCATCATCTCGTTCTGCGACATCATCATCGCCGAGATGGTCCCCAAGCGCATCGCCATGCAGCGCACCGAGCAGATCGCCCGCGCCGCCGTACCTGCCATCGACGTGTTCGCCAAAATCTGCCGCCCGATCATCTGGGCCATCGCCAAAAGCACCAACGGCATCGTCCGGCTCATGGGCTTCGACCCGAGCCAGACCGAAAGCGAGGTCAGCGACAAGGAACTGCGCGTGCTGGTCAATTCCAACTCCAACCTGAGCAAGGACGAACGCACCATCCTGGACGACGTGTTCGACGCCTCGGAAACCATTGTGGCGGAAGTGATGCGGCCTCGTGCCGATGTGGTCTTTTTGGAGGGTTCGCAGCCGATCGAGGAAGCCGCGAAATACGTGCGCGATATGCCATATTCCCGCTACCCGGTCACCGGGCGCGACTTCGATGACGTAATTGGTTTCGTTCACGTCCGCGACCTGCTCGACGTGCGCGATCCGAACGCCAAAACCGTTGCCGACGTCACCCGCGAAGGCATTTCGCTGCCCGGCACCTCGAAAATCCTGCCGAGCCTGGCCTTGCTGCGCAAACGCGGGATTCATCTGGCCGTCGTCATCGACGAATACGGCGGCACCGACGGCATCGTCACCCTTGAAGACATGACCGAGGAGCTGATCGGCGACATCCGCGACGAATACGACCTACCTGACGACAAGAACGGCAGCGGCACGGGTGCCGGCGTCGGAGACGGGCGCAACGGCGAATCGGCGTTCGTGGACGGCGTGGCCACGGTCGACGGCGGTATGACCATCGAGGACTTCGCCGACCTCACCGGTATCGAGCTGGAAGACGGCCCCTACGAAACGGTCGCCGGCTACTTCCTCGCGCACACCGGCCGCATGGGCGAAGTAGGCGAGACCCTGCACTCCGACGACGGCTACGACATGGTGGTCACGAAGGTCGACGGCCGCCGCATCGAAACGCTAGAGGTGAGGAAAAGCTCGGTAGATGGCGCAGACTCAGGCGAAGATAACAAATAA
- a CDS encoding sugar ABC transporter permease has product MVVFVIYPLISGVGISLMNWNGFDPTKRFVGLSNYRQILTDRNFGTILVNTFIYGFVGTAIQQVLGLGLALLLNAKIHGRTLIRAIIYLPALVAPVVMGIMYYFIFQYQQGALNQILVWMGLPKVAWFNNAHFSVAIVVIVNSLQFMGVSMIIYLSGLQTMDQEVLEAAEVDGAYGWKKFLYVQLPLLAPAFTTSVVYNLIGGLKIYDIIRVLTGGGPGYSTNSLSTYIGILYFDNQTAGYASAVGIVLFVIIVLVTYAVNKGLAKLEWE; this is encoded by the coding sequence ATGGTGGTTTTCGTCATTTATCCGCTAATTTCTGGCGTCGGTATCTCATTGATGAACTGGAATGGTTTCGATCCGACTAAACGGTTTGTGGGTTTGTCGAATTATCGACAAATTCTCACTGATCGCAATTTCGGTACGATTCTTGTTAATACTTTTATCTACGGCTTTGTTGGGACCGCAATTCAGCAAGTTCTTGGATTGGGACTTGCCTTATTGCTCAATGCAAAAATACATGGTAGGACGCTTATTCGTGCCATCATTTATTTACCTGCTTTGGTAGCTCCTGTAGTCATGGGTATTATGTATTACTTCATTTTCCAATATCAGCAAGGTGCTCTTAACCAAATTCTTGTTTGGATGGGATTGCCTAAGGTTGCATGGTTCAACAATGCGCATTTTTCTGTGGCGATAGTAGTGATAGTCAATTCGCTTCAGTTTATGGGCGTTTCGATGATTATCTATTTGTCTGGGTTGCAGACGATGGATCAGGAAGTACTTGAAGCAGCTGAGGTAGATGGTGCCTATGGCTGGAAGAAATTCCTGTATGTGCAGTTGCCTCTGCTGGCTCCTGCGTTTACCACCAGCGTCGTGTACAACCTTATAGGCGGACTGAAGATTTATGACATCATCAGGGTGTTGACAGGCGGGGGGCCGGGTTATTCGACTAACTCTCTCTCCACATACATCGGCATTCTCTACTTTGACAATCAGACGGCTGGATATGCTTCTGCAGTCGGCATTGTTCTATTTGTCATTATCGTTTTGGTGACCTATGCGGTGAACAAGGGTCTTGCAAAACTGGAATGGGAGTGA
- a CDS encoding LacI family DNA-binding transcriptional regulator, which yields MSKATRNDVARLANVSTAVVSYVFNNGPRHVSEKTTKKVLDAAKKLDYKPNPIARALRTGNSNTFGAIINDLTNPFNAGVYEELEMLAAEHGYSILFATSHGSSKREHTVIKQLIEQNVEALFVSPCENIELIPLRPKACRNIIFDVDRKINGVTTISADYKEAMLVGMEHLFNHGHTNISLIIGKSGNGISDGRVEGWHQAYMERGVPTGHIEYTDFTRVGGYEAMMRILDLPNRPTAVFAGSDLLAIGALRALHERHVNVPNDMAIISFDGTVDSQYTYPELTTMEQNPQEIARLAFKAAIDEDQEPTLHLIKAKLVIRKSCGCNG from the coding sequence ATGTCTAAAGCTACTCGTAACGACGTAGCGCGTCTGGCTAACGTCTCAACTGCGGTAGTGAGCTATGTCTTTAACAACGGACCTCGTCACGTATCAGAAAAAACCACCAAGAAAGTTTTGGATGCTGCGAAGAAACTCGACTATAAACCAAATCCGATAGCACGTGCGTTGCGAACAGGCAACAGCAATACGTTCGGTGCCATCATCAATGACCTAACCAACCCCTTTAATGCCGGTGTTTACGAGGAACTCGAGATGCTGGCTGCAGAACATGGCTATTCGATATTATTCGCGACCTCTCACGGAAGTTCCAAAAGGGAACATACGGTCATTAAGCAACTCATCGAACAAAATGTTGAAGCGCTCTTCGTTTCACCTTGCGAAAATATAGAACTTATTCCGCTTAGACCCAAAGCCTGTAGAAACATAATTTTCGATGTCGATCGTAAAATCAATGGCGTAACCACCATATCTGCAGACTACAAGGAAGCCATGTTGGTAGGAATGGAGCATCTTTTCAATCATGGCCACACCAATATAAGCTTAATTATCGGGAAATCCGGCAACGGCATCAGCGACGGTCGCGTCGAAGGCTGGCACCAAGCTTATATGGAGCGTGGCGTTCCAACAGGACATATCGAATACACAGATTTCACCCGTGTAGGCGGGTATGAAGCCATGATGCGTATTCTTGATTTGCCCAACAGGCCAACCGCGGTATTTGCCGGTTCCGATCTTCTCGCGATTGGAGCTTTACGGGCTTTACACGAGCGGCATGTCAACGTACCGAACGATATGGCGATTATCTCTTTTGACGGTACCGTCGATTCACAATATACGTATCCCGAATTAACAACGATGGAACAAAATCCACAAGAAATTGCACGATTAGCATTTAAGGCAGCAATCGACGAAGATCAGGAGCCTACTCTTCACCTCATCAAAGCAAAACTTGTGATTCGTAAATCATGCGGCTGCAACGGATAA
- a CDS encoding ABC transporter substrate-binding protein produces MMKKVRICVAALCAAMTMTSLAGCGGSNSQSQGPVTLEFMSMQSVGTTQLKAIQQVSKDFEAKNPNVKIKVLPGSSTNENDIKVRLAGHNPPDMWDTHGWSRDRYGNFLEPLQNRPWAKYMKAEGKSIFKNSKGQFFTLPVNIQVSGIMYNKTVLQKAGVDPKSIVTWSDFEKACDKIRDAGMTPIVNSAKDPGAPGDLSDYILPGLYTPAHLQGLKKGNFDMDTYITFAQMIKKWVAAKYFNVDYSSATADDTARYMASDQAAFHFRSNSRGQLVESFNPKVKLGMMPVPAKVGKPYFSVGEELAFGVSKTSKHKEQALKFIDFMAQPTEMSKLVKTSMNNSALSNVDSSLGQFQDTYDYWVKDKKTKLIPLFDRSYMIGIFQMLTKSTDGLISGQLTPQEAGEQVKTMYNTKRSEQKS; encoded by the coding sequence ATGATGAAGAAAGTTCGAATTTGTGTCGCTGCACTTTGTGCTGCTATGACAATGACGTCACTTGCGGGATGTGGAGGCAGCAATTCTCAGTCTCAAGGTCCTGTGACGTTGGAATTTATGTCTATGCAGTCCGTTGGCACCACGCAGTTGAAAGCCATACAGCAAGTTTCCAAGGATTTTGAGGCTAAAAATCCCAATGTGAAGATTAAGGTTTTGCCAGGATCGAGCACTAACGAAAATGATATTAAGGTTCGTTTGGCAGGGCATAATCCCCCTGATATGTGGGATACTCACGGATGGTCGCGAGATCGTTATGGCAACTTCTTGGAGCCTCTGCAGAACAGGCCTTGGGCCAAATACATGAAGGCCGAAGGCAAGTCGATCTTTAAGAATTCCAAGGGGCAGTTCTTCACGCTTCCTGTGAATATTCAAGTTTCTGGAATAATGTACAACAAGACGGTTCTTCAAAAAGCGGGCGTGGATCCAAAATCCATAGTTACATGGTCTGATTTTGAAAAAGCTTGTGACAAAATCAGAGATGCTGGTATGACCCCTATTGTTAACAGTGCAAAGGATCCGGGAGCCCCGGGCGACTTGTCGGATTATATTCTTCCTGGACTATACACTCCTGCGCATCTCCAAGGTCTTAAGAAGGGCAATTTTGATATGGATACCTATATCACTTTCGCTCAGATGATTAAGAAATGGGTAGCCGCCAAATATTTCAATGTTGATTACAGTTCCGCCACGGCTGACGACACAGCCCGTTATATGGCGTCTGATCAAGCTGCGTTCCATTTCCGTTCAAACAGTCGTGGACAACTGGTCGAATCATTCAACCCCAAAGTCAAGCTTGGCATGATGCCTGTGCCCGCCAAAGTCGGCAAGCCTTACTTCTCCGTTGGAGAGGAGCTGGCATTCGGTGTCTCCAAAACAAGCAAGCATAAGGAACAAGCCCTGAAGTTCATTGATTTCATGGCGCAGCCGACCGAAATGAGCAAATTGGTCAAAACCAGTATGAACAACTCCGCTTTGAGCAATGTTGATTCTTCGCTTGGCCAGTTCCAGGATACTTACGATTATTGGGTTAAGGATAAGAAGACTAAGTTGATTCCTCTTTTCGATCGTTCATACATGATTGGCATATTCCAGATGCTTACAAAGTCAACCGATGGTCTGATTTCGGGGCAACTGACTCCTCAAGAAGCTGGCGAGCAGGTCAAGACTATGTATAACACCAAGCGTAGCGAGCAAAAGTCCTGA
- a CDS encoding DUF1643 domain-containing protein — MTKIIGTAGFGDEVYRYRYSLTRTWNDSLPKAAFILLNPSTADAEKDDPTVECCIKYAQQWEAEKSGGIIILNLFAFTTSDPEELAAFGYPVGPQNDYQFRMLGAAYRDRLVNHIVVGWGGNRPKERIRKVIQLLGNVKIECLTENVDGSPRHPHARQYQVPYGQKLEPWNIADME, encoded by the coding sequence ATGACAAAGATAATCGGTACAGCTGGATTCGGAGATGAAGTGTATAGGTATCGTTATTCGCTCACTAGAACGTGGAACGATTCTCTCCCCAAAGCTGCGTTTATTCTTTTAAATCCGTCAACTGCAGATGCAGAAAAGGACGATCCGACGGTTGAATGCTGTATAAAATATGCCCAACAATGGGAAGCTGAAAAATCAGGCGGGATTATCATTCTGAATCTGTTCGCCTTCACAACTTCAGATCCTGAAGAACTAGCTGCCTTTGGATATCCTGTTGGCCCACAAAATGATTATCAATTCCGTATGCTTGGAGCTGCATACCGAGACAGGTTGGTTAACCATATTGTCGTAGGTTGGGGAGGCAATCGGCCAAAAGAGAGAATTCGCAAAGTTATTCAGTTGCTCGGCAATGTAAAAATTGAATGTTTGACAGAAAACGTTGATGGAAGCCCTCGACATCCACATGCTCGTCAATACCAAGTTCCTTATGGCCAGAAGCTGGAACCTTGGAATATCGCCGATATGGAATAG
- a CDS encoding histidine phosphatase family protein, translating to MIDEIIMLRHGRTAYNLHHRLQGQVDMPLDIVGQWQVDQTGLELAQQYYWAKVSNIAQNCKQLPQPESSDIRYNRIDEYKQAPAAKRKMRIVSSDLFRAIQTAHAFGDILGLPIALNPGLREQNFGKWEGLTEAEVNQVDPLALKCWRTHHDEERHGIEPRTEVGRRGLDTVIDLVNEEITNPEPMTLMLVGHGSLFGATIEAMLNLDSDDSKISNMDNAFWSKITPHYSTSNNIIWELKSFNCGPSIADLSNWNDGPDELRNPSMPKMSPGL from the coding sequence ATGATTGATGAAATAATCATGCTAAGGCACGGTCGCACAGCCTACAATCTTCACCATCGACTACAAGGGCAAGTCGATATGCCTCTTGACATCGTCGGCCAGTGGCAAGTAGATCAAACAGGATTAGAGCTCGCACAACAATATTATTGGGCAAAAGTAAGCAATATTGCTCAAAATTGCAAACAACTTCCGCAGCCGGAGTCGTCTGACATCCGTTACAACAGGATTGATGAATATAAGCAAGCGCCCGCGGCCAAGCGAAAGATGAGAATCGTTTCCAGCGATCTCTTTCGTGCGATTCAAACAGCTCATGCTTTTGGCGATATTCTAGGATTGCCTATCGCGCTTAATCCAGGACTGCGTGAGCAGAATTTCGGGAAATGGGAGGGCCTGACCGAAGCAGAAGTCAATCAAGTTGACCCTTTGGCTCTCAAATGCTGGCGTACACATCATGATGAAGAGCGTCATGGTATAGAACCCCGAACCGAAGTCGGCCGCAGAGGTCTGGACACCGTTATCGACCTAGTAAATGAAGAAATAACCAATCCAGAACCGATGACATTGATGCTCGTTGGACACGGCAGTCTGTTTGGAGCCACCATCGAAGCAATGCTGAATTTGGACTCTGACGATTCCAAAATTTCAAACATGGATAATGCATTCTGGTCAAAAATTACACCTCATTACAGTACTTCTAACAATATTATCTGGGAACTCAAATCATTTAACTGTGGTCCATCAATCGCCGATTTAAGCAACTGGAATGACGGACCTGACGAATTGCGTAATCCTAGTATGCCGAAAATGTCACCGGGGTTATAA
- a CDS encoding NAD(P)-dependent alcohol dehydrogenase, whose translation MKAVVLEKKGVINVREVADAGAPGPGELKIAPHSVGICGSDVHYYTHGRVGKYIVEKPMILGHEASGTVLEVGPGVKGFKPGDRIAMEPGIPDMNSRAAKLGLYNIDPSVRFFATPPVDGCLCDEVIHPAAFTYKLPDNMSYEEGALLEPLSVGLWAATKAAIKPGDIGVVTGAGTVGMLTAACALAGGCSKVLISDTSAVKLDIASKIPGIVPVDITKEDLLERVKDETDGWGADRVFEASGNVRSYDNFWKLGAPGNTSVIVGIPAEGTVPMDITEVQARETRIENVFRYANVYQKAIDLVSAGKIDLKPFVSKVYPMDQAKDAFDRVAEAHPEDVKIQIQVPQK comes from the coding sequence ATGAAGGCTGTGGTTCTTGAGAAGAAAGGTGTCATCAACGTGCGCGAGGTCGCGGACGCGGGGGCTCCGGGGCCGGGCGAGCTGAAGATCGCGCCCCACAGCGTGGGTATCTGCGGCTCGGACGTCCACTACTACACGCACGGGCGCGTCGGCAAGTACATCGTCGAGAAGCCGATGATCCTCGGGCACGAGGCCTCCGGAACCGTCCTCGAGGTCGGGCCGGGCGTCAAGGGGTTCAAGCCCGGCGACCGCATCGCGATGGAGCCTGGCATTCCCGACATGAACTCCCGCGCCGCCAAGCTCGGCCTCTACAACATCGACCCGAGCGTCCGCTTCTTCGCCACCCCGCCGGTCGACGGCTGCCTGTGCGACGAGGTCATCCACCCCGCCGCCTTCACCTACAAGCTCCCCGACAACATGAGCTACGAGGAAGGGGCGCTGCTCGAACCGCTCTCCGTCGGCCTGTGGGCCGCCACGAAGGCCGCGATCAAGCCCGGCGACATCGGCGTGGTCACCGGGGCCGGCACCGTCGGCATGCTCACCGCGGCCTGCGCGCTGGCCGGCGGCTGCTCGAAGGTCCTGATCTCCGACACCTCCGCCGTCAAACTCGACATCGCCTCCAAGATCCCCGGCATCGTCCCCGTCGACATCACCAAGGAAGACCTGCTCGAGCGCGTCAAGGACGAGACCGACGGCTGGGGCGCCGACCGCGTGTTCGAGGCGTCCGGCAACGTGAGGTCCTACGACAACTTCTGGAAGCTCGGGGCCCCGGGCAACACCTCCGTAATCGTCGGCATCCCCGCCGAAGGCACCGTCCCGATGGACATCACCGAGGTCCAGGCCCGCGAGACCCGCATCGAGAACGTGTTCCGCTACGCCAACGTCTACCAGAAGGCCATCGACCTCGTCTCCGCCGGCAAGATCGACCTCAAGCCCTTCGTCTCCAAGGTCTACCCCATGGACCAGGCCAAGGACGCGTTCGACCGCGTCGCCGAAGCCCACCCCGAAGACGTCAAGATCCAGATCCAGGTACCGCAAAAGTAA